The following nucleotide sequence is from Nocardioides eburneiflavus.
CCCGGCGCGAGAGCGAGCGCGGGTCAGCCCTCGCGACCGCTGATCGCGGCGGCGACCCGCTTGGTCACGTCGGGGTGGAAGACGCTCGGGATGATGAAGGCGGCGTGCAGCTCCTCGGCGCTGACCGTGTCGGCGATCGCCTGGGCCGCGCGCAGCAGCATGTCGGTCGTCACCTCGGTGGCACCCGCGTCGAGCAGGCCGCGGAAGACGCCGGGGAAGGCCAGCACGTTGTTGATCTGGTTGGGGTAGTCGGAGCGGCCCGAGGCGACCACCGCGGCGTACTTGTCGGCCTCGGCGGGATCGACCTCCGGGTCGGGGTTGGCCAGGGCGAAGACGACCGGCTTCGGCGCCATCGTGGGGATCCACTCCGGGTCGAGGATGCGGGGTGCCGAGACGCCGACGAACACGTCGGCGTCGACGAGGACCTCCTGCAGCGAGCCGCGGGCGCGGCGCGGGTTGGTCGCGCCGGCCAGCTCGGCGTGGGCCAGCGAGAGCGACTCGTCTCCTGAGGCCAGCGCGCCCTCGCGGTCGACCACGACCACGTCGTGGGCCCCGGCGGCGAGCAGCAGGGTGACGATGGCCGTGCCCGCGGCACCGGCGCCGGACACCACGATGCGTACGTCGGCGAGCTGCTTCTCCACGCAGCGCAGCGCGTTGGTCAGCGCGGCGAGCACCACGATCGCGGTGCCGTGCTGGTCGTCGTGGAACACGGGGATGTCGAGGGACTCGCGCAGCCGGGCCTCGATCTCGAAGCAGCGCGGCGCGGCGATGTCCTCGAGGTTGATGCCGCCGAAGCCGGGGGCGATCATCTCGACGGCCTTCACGATCTCGTCGGTGTCCTGGCTGGCCAGGCAGATCGGCCACGCGTCGATGTCGGCGAACCGCTTGAACAGCGCGGCCTTGCCCTCCATCACCGGCATCGCGGCGCCCGGGCCGATGTTGCCGAGGCCGAGCACGGCGGAGCCGTCGGTGACGACGGCGACGGAGTTGCCCTTGATCGTGAGCTTGCGGACGTCCTCGGGGTTGTCGTGGATCGCCATGGACACCCGGCCCACGCCGGGGGTGTAGGCCATCGACAGGTCGTCACGGGTGCGCAGCGGCACCTTGGACTGGACCCCGATCTTGCCGCCGAGGTGGAGCAGGAAGGTCCGGTCGCTGACCTTGTGGACCGTCACCCCCTCGACGCCGGAGACCGCGGTGACCAGCTCCTGGGAGTGCTCCGCGTCGGCGGCCGAGCACGTCACGTCGACGGTGAGGCGGTCGTGCCGCGACTCCGCCACGTCGATCGCGGTGACGACGCCCCCGTTGTGCGCGATGGTGGTCGCGACGGCGCCGACGACGCTGTGGTCGGCCGCGGTGTACAACCGCATGGTGATCGAGTACGACGATGCGGTTGCTGCCATGCCCCAGACCCTCCACCTCGCACGGGGTTACGGGCAAGTCACGTCGGTCTAGGCTCGGGTTGTGGACACAGAGTTCATCGACGCCCCCGACCACCACCGCTACGAGCTGCGTGCCGGCGAGGAGGTCGTCGGCTTCATCGACTACCGCCTCCGTGGCGAGCTGATCCACCTCGTGCACACCGAGGTGCTGCCCGCCTTCACCGGCCAGGGCCACGCCGCCACCCTCGCCCGCGCAGCGCTCGACGACGCGCGCTCACGCGGCCTGAGGGTGCACCCCGACTGCCCCTACGTCGCGGCGTACGTCGCCAAGCACCCGGAGTACGCCGACCTCGTCGCCTGAGGCACCAGGGCGCCCGCGGGGGTTCGACCGGTCGGAGGCGGGGGAAGCGCTATGGTCGCCGCGACGACACGGGGGAACGGGGAGTGCACATGGCCGATCGGGTCACGGACGTCGACAGGGTCGAGCACGTGGTCGCCCGGCGGATCGGTTTCGTCTCCCGGCCCGTCCGCGGACTGGTCAACGCGCCGCACCTGCTGGTGCTGGTCGTCATCGGGATCTGGATCGTCTGCTCGCTCGTCTACGCGCTGCTCGAGGACAAGGGCCCGATCGAGGGCCTCTGGTGGGGCATCGTCACCGGGTCGACCGTCGGCTACGGCGACTTCTACCCCTCCTCCACCGCGGGCCGCGCGGTCGGCGCGTTCCTCATCGTGTCGATGCTGGTGCTGGTGCCGATCGCGATCGGCCACGTGATCGCCAACCTCGTCTTCGACAAGGAGTCGCTCGCCGTGGCGACCGTCCTCGAGGACGTGCACGAGCGCATCGACCGCCTCGAGCACCTGACGCTCGCCTCGCTCGAGGCCCAGCACGGTCGCGAGTGGCTCGACGCGCGGCTGGCGGAGCACGAGGCCGCGGACGCGGCCACCACCGACGTCGCCGAGCGGATGCTCGCGATGTTCGCCGAGAAGAACGCCCCACCGACGAACGCCGCTCAGGACCCGCCCGGAGGCTCCCGATGACCACACCCACCCGCCGCCGCATGCGCTCGTCCAGCATCTCGCTGGGCATCACGGCGCTGATGGCCAGCAGCCTCACCGGGTGCTCCTCCAGCGCCGACTACGCCGCAGTCTGTGTCGACCCCGACACCCAGGAGCGCGTCGACGACGACCAGTGCGACGACGACTCCGACTACAACGGCGGCGGCTCCGGGTTCTTCTGGTACTACCTCGGCGCCAGCTCGCGGATCCCCGCGGTCGGACAGACCACGTCGGGCGGCACCTTCAGCGGCAGCTCGCTCAACGGCACCGTCCAGCGCGGCGGCCTGCCCTCGACCGGCGGCTCCACCGTCAAGTCCGCCACCACCAAGGGCGGGTTCGGCGGCAGCTCGCGCGGCTTCGGCTGAGCCTGCCTGCCCCGTCCCGACCCACCACGTCAGCCCCGCTCCCAGGAGACACCGTGACCGACCTGATCAACGCCCTGCTGCACGCCGTCGCCTACGCCCTCGTCGGCGGGGCGATGCTCGTGGTCGCCTACTACGTCCTCGACCTGGCCACCCCGGGGCACCTCGGCACCCACCTGCGGGGCGTCGACGAGAACGGCAACGAGTCGGTGCACGCCCACTCCAAGGGTGCCGCCGTGGTCACGTCGGCGTGGCTGGTCTCCAACGCAGCGGTGCTGTTCACCGCGATCTGGACCAACGGCGCGACCTCCCTCGGCTGGGCGCTGGGGTGGACGGTGTCCTTCGGCGTCGTCGGCATCGCCCTCAACACGCTGATGTTCTTCGCCGTGGAGGCGATGACGCCGGGCAACCTGCGCCAGATCGTCACCGAGCCCGGCCCCGTACGCCCCCTCGCCCACGTCGCGGCCGCCGTGGCCCTCTCGGTCGGCGCCATCGTGTGCGCCAGCATCGCCTGAGCGGGCGGGCACCGACAGATGTGGCGGCACCGGTCGCGGGCGCGTGAGGGCTGGCGCGACACCGTCGTGGAGCAGGGGCTGGTCTTCCCCGTCACGAAGATGCCCGACGGCGCCGAGCTGCCCTACTGGAACGAGGACGCCTGGTACGAGGTGACCATGGAGGAGGTCGAGGCCCTCGAGGCCGCGACCGAGGAGCTGTGGGCGATGTGCCTGCAGGCGGTCACCCACATGGCCACGACGATGACCGACGAGCGTCTCGGCCTGCCGCCGGGCTCGCTGGAGGTCGTACGCCGCTCCGTCGAGGCGGGCGACCCGGCGCTCTACGCGCGCTTCGACCTGGCGTACGGCGCCGACGGGTCGATCAAGATGCTGGAGATCAACGGCGACACCCCCACCGGCCTCGTGGAGACCGGGATCATCCAGTGGAACTGGATGGAGGACGTGATGCCGGAGATGGACCAGTGGAACTCCGTCCACGACCGCCTCATCGCCGGGTGGCGCAAGCTGCGCCGCTCCGGCCACTTCGACGGCGACCGCCTGCACTTCCTCTACGACCTCGGAGAGGAGGACTCCTACGACGGCGGCGAGATGGAGATGACGGTCCACTACCTGATGGACACCGCCGTCCAGGCCGGCTGGGTCGCCCTCGCCCACCCGGTCGCCGAGGTCGGCTGGAACCCCGACACCCGCGACTTCCGCGACGTCCACGACGAGCCGCTGCGCAACGCGTTCAAGCTGTACGCCTGGGAGGAGATGCTGGCCGAGCCGTTCGGTCGCTTCGTCGTCGACCGGGCCGAGGCGCGGCCCACGAGGTGGATCGAGCCCGCGTGGAAGGTGCTGCTCAGCACCAAGGCGCTGCTGCCGGTGCTGTGGGAGCTGTTCCCCCGCCACCGGCTGCTGCTGCCGGCCTACTTCGACGAGCCGCGCGACCTCGAGCGCTGGGTCGCCAAGCCCCTGCACGGGCGCGAGGGCGACAACATCCGCATCCACCTCGACGACATGCTCGAGGACGTCGTGATGCCCGGCGGCTACGGCGCGGAGGGCTGGGTCTACCAGGCCTACACCGAGCTCCCGAGCTTCGAGGGCAACCGCGTGGTGCTCGGGTCGTGGATCGTCGACGGCGAGGCCGCCGGGATGCTGGTGCGCGAGTCGGACAGCATGGTCACCGACTACTTCTCCCGCGTCGCGCCCCACGTGATCAGCGACGGCCTGGCGCCCTCGGAGGAGCAGGTCGCGCAGTGGCTCGCCGAGCGGGTCGGCCCGGACGCGCCCTCACTCGCCTGACCCGACGCAGGTTTAGAGGCTCGTCGCTGGCGCTCCTCGCACCTCGACCAGCGAAGGAGTCGGTGGTCGAGGTGCGAGCGCAGCGAGCCTCGAAACCACGCCCGCTCTAGCGCACCACCGAGTCGGTGATCGTCCGGCTCGCACCGAGG
It contains:
- a CDS encoding NAD-dependent malic enzyme; translated protein: MAATASSYSITMRLYTAADHSVVGAVATTIAHNGGVVTAIDVAESRHDRLTVDVTCSAADAEHSQELVTAVSGVEGVTVHKVSDRTFLLHLGGKIGVQSKVPLRTRDDLSMAYTPGVGRVSMAIHDNPEDVRKLTIKGNSVAVVTDGSAVLGLGNIGPGAAMPVMEGKAALFKRFADIDAWPICLASQDTDEIVKAVEMIAPGFGGINLEDIAAPRCFEIEARLRESLDIPVFHDDQHGTAIVVLAALTNALRCVEKQLADVRIVVSGAGAAGTAIVTLLLAAGAHDVVVVDREGALASGDESLSLAHAELAGATNPRRARGSLQEVLVDADVFVGVSAPRILDPEWIPTMAPKPVVFALANPDPEVDPAEADKYAAVVASGRSDYPNQINNVLAFPGVFRGLLDAGATEVTTDMLLRAAQAIADTVSAEELHAAFIIPSVFHPDVTKRVAAAISGREG
- a CDS encoding GNAT family N-acetyltransferase, whose amino-acid sequence is MDTEFIDAPDHHRYELRAGEEVVGFIDYRLRGELIHLVHTEVLPAFTGQGHAATLARAALDDARSRGLRVHPDCPYVAAYVAKHPEYADLVA
- a CDS encoding potassium channel family protein, translated to MADRVTDVDRVEHVVARRIGFVSRPVRGLVNAPHLLVLVVIGIWIVCSLVYALLEDKGPIEGLWWGIVTGSTVGYGDFYPSSTAGRAVGAFLIVSMLVLVPIAIGHVIANLVFDKESLAVATVLEDVHERIDRLEHLTLASLEAQHGREWLDARLAEHEAADAATTDVAERMLAMFAEKNAPPTNAAQDPPGGSR
- a CDS encoding DUF350 domain-containing protein codes for the protein MTDLINALLHAVAYALVGGAMLVVAYYVLDLATPGHLGTHLRGVDENGNESVHAHSKGAAVVTSAWLVSNAAVLFTAIWTNGATSLGWALGWTVSFGVVGIALNTLMFFAVEAMTPGNLRQIVTEPGPVRPLAHVAAAVALSVGAIVCASIA
- a CDS encoding glutathionylspermidine synthase family protein, which encodes MWRHRSRAREGWRDTVVEQGLVFPVTKMPDGAELPYWNEDAWYEVTMEEVEALEAATEELWAMCLQAVTHMATTMTDERLGLPPGSLEVVRRSVEAGDPALYARFDLAYGADGSIKMLEINGDTPTGLVETGIIQWNWMEDVMPEMDQWNSVHDRLIAGWRKLRRSGHFDGDRLHFLYDLGEEDSYDGGEMEMTVHYLMDTAVQAGWVALAHPVAEVGWNPDTRDFRDVHDEPLRNAFKLYAWEEMLAEPFGRFVVDRAEARPTRWIEPAWKVLLSTKALLPVLWELFPRHRLLLPAYFDEPRDLERWVAKPLHGREGDNIRIHLDDMLEDVVMPGGYGAEGWVYQAYTELPSFEGNRVVLGSWIVDGEAAGMLVRESDSMVTDYFSRVAPHVISDGLAPSEEQVAQWLAERVGPDAPSLA